In Uranotaenia lowii strain MFRU-FL chromosome 2, ASM2978415v1, whole genome shotgun sequence, one genomic interval encodes:
- the LOC129745238 gene encoding uncharacterized protein LOC129745238, whose product MGELIAVPIPSEAYHLRTARPAFNTSSTKTAVRNIRSRTFPASTTCRMLTERGARTKEQMCFQTRMVGRQKLPTETQKRKGVRSSPEGAFQYRIFKGAGESKLSNM is encoded by the exons ATGGGAGAATTAATTGCGGTGCCAATACCATCGGAAGCGTATCATCTTAGGACCGCCAGACCAGCTTTCAACACCAGCAGTACAAAAACAGCAGTGCGGAATATAAGGTCCCGGACTTTTCCAGCGAGCACCACTTGCAGGATGTTGACCGAGCGGGGAGCCAGGACAAAAGAGCAGATGTGTTTCCAA ACTCGAATGGTTGGAAGACAGAAACTTCCGACGGAAACCCAAAAACGGAAAGGAGTGAGAAGTTCCCCGGAAGGAGCGTTCCAATACAGGATTTTCAAGGGAGCTGGCGAGTCTAAACTTTCAAACAT